In Candidatus Defluviibacterium haderslevense, the following are encoded in one genomic region:
- a CDS encoding OmpA family protein, producing MKWLVLLLWALLLMIYFGIWSCNKTECCKPVLVENPISNTEPILFGWQSDSCVLGNSYPVYLDSLMRLTRDGKQIIITGQYKASEQNNTKFENLGIARAEAIKLLFSEKIPAERITTRAELVGEDIKDHTQLSVCHRILFEPLKLVEEFENRAIIYHGYNTTEWDKNEQIISYLDKVASKLVKEGGHVLLMGHTDNVGNDEFNMKLGQSRSDAIKEYLIDKGVKGSQIKTGSKGKSSPIASNETEEGRAKNRRTELEFSK from the coding sequence ATGAAATGGTTGGTACTTTTGCTATGGGCGCTGTTGCTAATGATCTATTTTGGAATATGGTCGTGCAATAAAACAGAATGTTGTAAACCCGTACTGGTTGAAAATCCAATAAGCAATACCGAACCTATACTTTTTGGGTGGCAGTCCGACAGCTGTGTTTTGGGCAATAGTTATCCAGTTTATTTGGATTCATTGATGCGATTAACCCGGGATGGTAAGCAAATCATTATTACCGGGCAATACAAAGCATCAGAACAGAATAATACCAAGTTTGAAAATTTGGGAATCGCAAGGGCAGAAGCCATTAAACTATTGTTTTCAGAGAAAATTCCTGCAGAGAGAATCACAACGCGTGCAGAATTAGTAGGTGAAGACATTAAAGATCACACCCAATTATCAGTATGTCACCGGATACTTTTCGAACCTTTAAAACTTGTAGAAGAATTTGAAAATCGAGCCATCATTTATCATGGATATAATACTACGGAATGGGATAAGAATGAACAGATCATCAGCTATTTAGACAAGGTAGCTAGTAAACTAGTCAAAGAAGGTGGACATGTATTATTAATGGGTCATACAGATAATGTTGGGAATGATGAATTCAATATGAAATTAGGACAATCCAGATCTGATGCCATAAAAGAATATTTAATAGACAAAGGGGTAAAAGGAAGTCAAATTAAGACTGGTTCGAAAGGCAAATCAAGTCCTATTGCATCCAATGAAACGGAGGAGGGTCGTGCAAAAAATAGAAGAACTGAATTAGAATTTTCAAAATAA
- a CDS encoding DUF4332 domain-containing protein, producing MDEFLKGQGIEDWDGLADQNPDQLKSLLEAADSKYRIIDPATWPEQAALARDSKWYDLIDFQRKLSAGKELINDDTNSKLESILIKLGLLKKYALNDLKAVEGIGPKIEHLLNEAGITTWNQLAHTSLERLKEILDKAGERYQLADPSTWSKQAAMASEGQWKELFEYQDRLDGGKEV from the coding sequence ATGGATGAATTTCTTAAGGGACAGGGTATTGAAGATTGGGATGGACTAGCCGATCAGAATCCAGATCAACTTAAATCATTACTTGAAGCTGCAGATTCTAAGTATAGAATTATAGATCCTGCCACTTGGCCAGAACAAGCGGCATTGGCAAGAGATTCCAAATGGTATGATTTAATTGATTTTCAAAGGAAGCTATCTGCTGGTAAAGAATTGATTAATGATGATACCAATTCTAAATTGGAATCCATATTGATTAAATTGGGATTATTGAAAAAATATGCATTGAATGATTTAAAAGCAGTCGAAGGTATTGGACCAAAAATTGAACATTTATTAAATGAGGCCGGAATCACGACATGGAATCAATTAGCCCATACATCATTGGAGAGACTCAAAGAGATATTGGATAAAGCAGGTGAACGATATCAATTGGCGGATCCAAGTACCTGGTCCAAACAAGCAGCTATGGCTTCCGAAGGCCAATGGAAAGAATTATTTGAATATCAAGATCGTCTTGACGGCGGAAAAGAAGTATAG
- a CDS encoding ABC transporter ATP-binding protein: protein MKHLFTLNKYIFKYKNKLILGILFISLSNIFRILQPQAIRKALDEILLFIKQNPELRDSHLLSYSLMKFGLMVLGFALLMGLFMFFMRQTIIVMSRLIEYDLRSDLFNHYLILDTRFYKSNKIGDLMSRISEDVNKVRMYLGPAVLYGINLISLFIIVIITMFNVNFWLSVYCLLPLPFLSFIIYKVSNTINKRSEKIQKQLSRLTSLSQETFSGIRIIKSFNRENNWIHHFTNESSKQKEYSLSLNKIDALFFPSMFLLIGLSTLITIYIGGLNVFEGSVTPGNIAEFVMYITMLTWPVSAIGWCASIIQQAEASQKRINEFLSLQPDINDSKSIQSLNPTLDIEFKDLNFTYPENQVQALHHLNVFIPEGEHVAIVGHTGSGKSTIAELLLRMYDPTSGSISIGNIELDQLKINALRNSIAYVPQDVFLFSDSILENILLGAKNKDLPLAEIENFCKMACIHDEIIKFPNGYNTQIGERGVSLSGGQKQRLSIARALIKSAKILILDNCLSAVDTETEVKILKNLELYCKGKTLMLITHRLNQCKNMDRILVLKDGQIAEIGNFEALIREQGIFYNLLMLENSTKNIPENEILTTFTI, encoded by the coding sequence TTGAAGCATTTATTTACTTTAAATAAGTATATTTTTAAATACAAAAACAAACTCATATTGGGTATACTATTCATTAGTCTGTCCAATATCTTTCGTATACTCCAACCTCAAGCCATTCGCAAAGCCTTAGACGAAATATTACTTTTTATAAAACAAAATCCAGAGCTGAGAGACAGTCATCTATTGTCTTATTCACTGATGAAATTCGGATTAATGGTACTCGGATTTGCCCTATTAATGGGCTTATTTATGTTTTTTATGCGTCAGACCATCATCGTAATGTCGAGATTAATTGAATACGATCTTCGCAGTGATTTATTTAATCATTACCTAATCTTAGATACCCGATTTTATAAATCAAACAAAATTGGAGACCTGATGTCCAGAATTTCAGAAGATGTTAATAAAGTAAGAATGTATCTTGGACCTGCGGTATTGTATGGGATTAATTTAATCAGCCTATTTATCATCGTCATTATTACCATGTTCAATGTTAATTTTTGGCTATCCGTTTATTGTTTATTGCCTTTACCATTTCTGAGTTTCATCATATATAAAGTCAGTAATACAATTAATAAACGAAGTGAAAAAATTCAAAAACAATTATCCAGACTTACTTCCTTGTCCCAGGAAACATTTAGTGGCATTAGAATTATAAAATCATTCAATCGCGAAAACAATTGGATTCATCATTTTACAAACGAAAGTTCTAAACAAAAAGAATATTCGCTAAGTCTAAATAAAATAGATGCGCTGTTTTTTCCATCCATGTTTTTATTAATAGGTTTAAGCACTTTAATCACGATTTATATTGGAGGTTTAAATGTATTTGAAGGCAGTGTCACTCCTGGCAATATTGCAGAATTTGTGATGTATATTACGATGTTGACCTGGCCCGTTTCAGCGATTGGATGGTGTGCTTCAATTATTCAACAAGCCGAAGCTTCTCAAAAAAGAATTAATGAATTTCTATCATTACAGCCTGATATCAATGATTCCAAATCAATCCAATCTCTAAATCCTACATTAGATATTGAATTTAAAGATTTGAATTTTACTTATCCGGAAAACCAAGTTCAGGCATTACACCATTTGAATGTGTTCATTCCTGAAGGTGAACATGTAGCCATTGTGGGCCATACAGGTAGCGGAAAATCAACCATAGCTGAATTATTATTACGAATGTATGATCCAACATCCGGGTCCATATCAATTGGCAACATCGAGTTAGATCAACTGAAAATCAATGCATTAAGAAACAGTATAGCCTATGTTCCACAAGATGTATTTCTGTTTTCTGACAGCATTTTAGAGAATATTTTACTTGGAGCGAAAAACAAAGATTTGCCCTTAGCAGAAATTGAAAATTTTTGTAAAATGGCATGTATCCATGATGAAATTATTAAATTTCCAAATGGCTACAATACCCAAATCGGTGAGCGTGGCGTCAGTTTATCGGGTGGTCAAAAACAAAGGCTCAGTATTGCCAGAGCTTTGATTAAATCAGCTAAGATATTAATCCTCGATAATTGCCTTTCGGCCGTTGATACTGAAACCGAGGTAAAAATCCTAAAAAACCTGGAATTATACTGCAAAGGCAAGACCCTCATGCTTATTACACATCGTCTTAATCAATGCAAAAACATGGATCGAATTCTCGTCTTAAAAGATGGTCAAATAGCAGAAATTGGTAATTTTGAAGCCCTAATAAGAGAACAGGGTATTTTCTATAATTTACTCATGCTTGAAAATTCAACTAAAAATATACCCGAAAATGAAATTTTGACTACTTTTACTATCTAA
- a CDS encoding DUF3276 family protein, producing MNYVEKDKNQDSIYTNKMRAGSRRTYFFDVRQTKGKDYYVSITESSKRSDGEGYDRHKLFIYKEDFNRFLECLQETINEVKNNLLPDFDYNTFSRKDTDESSEQTNKQEDTLSW from the coding sequence TTGAATTACGTGGAAAAGGATAAAAATCAAGATAGCATCTACACAAATAAGATGCGGGCAGGCAGTCGAAGAACCTATTTTTTTGATGTTCGACAAACCAAGGGAAAAGATTATTATGTATCCATAACTGAAAGTTCCAAGCGTTCTGACGGAGAAGGCTACGATCGCCACAAACTATTTATTTACAAAGAAGACTTTAATCGTTTTCTTGAATGTCTGCAAGAAACTATTAATGAAGTGAAGAATAATTTACTTCCGGATTTTGATTATAACACTTTTTCAAGAAAAGATACCGATGAATCTTCGGAACAAACCAACAAACAAGAAGACACTTTAAGTTGGTAA
- a CDS encoding ABC transporter permease, whose product MDISKYIAQKTFTAFNKSLIRNIIRISIINIALSLAVMIVAAATFEGFQKQIAQKVFGFWGHIHITNIQVNRSIEPIPLEYASKYQKMIQDADFSSIGLDKSSIRDIEKFVILPGLVDHNNLFQGMFLKGVDPHFDWQYMEQFIKSGSIPHFEDSMFSRSILLSEQSAKKLDITTGGSLIAHFIINGNQIKRKLKVCGIYRTGLEEYDQKFALVDMRLLQGVLQWTPEQVTGLELFSNRLSDVEKINEFIYNEILPTEIYSETIRSKYPNIFEWLSLQDINKRFILGLILLVCIINMATTLLILILERTHMIGILSTLGLGQWNQRKIFIRYGVKLLVKGMLYGNIIGLGLCFIQWKWKFIKLSEADYYLDHAPISFNPTLLIFLNLVFFITITISLLVPSYFVSKIRPVNALKFRA is encoded by the coding sequence ATGGATATTAGTAAATATATTGCGCAAAAAACATTTACTGCATTTAATAAATCATTAATCAGAAATATCATCCGTATTTCGATTATTAATATTGCATTAAGTTTAGCTGTTATGATCGTAGCAGCCGCAACTTTTGAAGGATTTCAAAAGCAAATTGCACAAAAAGTTTTTGGATTTTGGGGACACATACACATAACAAATATTCAAGTTAATCGCAGTATAGAACCTATTCCATTGGAATATGCGAGCAAATATCAAAAGATGATTCAGGATGCAGATTTTTCCTCCATTGGCTTAGATAAATCATCGATAAGAGATATTGAGAAGTTTGTGATATTGCCAGGTCTAGTGGACCATAATAATTTATTTCAAGGTATGTTTTTAAAAGGAGTTGATCCTCATTTTGATTGGCAATACATGGAACAATTTATTAAATCCGGAAGCATACCACATTTTGAAGATAGTATGTTTTCAAGATCTATTTTATTGTCAGAACAATCCGCAAAAAAGTTGGATATTACAACAGGCGGATCTTTAATAGCGCATTTTATTATAAATGGAAATCAAATCAAAAGGAAACTTAAGGTATGCGGTATTTATAGAACAGGGTTAGAAGAATATGATCAAAAATTTGCTCTTGTTGATATGCGACTTTTGCAAGGGGTGTTGCAGTGGACACCTGAACAAGTAACTGGATTAGAATTATTTTCTAATCGATTAAGTGATGTCGAAAAAATAAATGAATTTATTTACAATGAAATTTTGCCTACTGAAATTTATTCAGAAACCATTCGCAGTAAATATCCCAATATATTTGAATGGCTTTCATTACAGGATATTAATAAAAGATTTATACTCGGGTTGATTTTATTGGTATGTATTATTAACATGGCAACTACGCTATTGATATTGATTCTGGAACGAACACACATGATTGGCATCCTTTCTACATTAGGCCTTGGCCAATGGAATCAACGAAAAATCTTCATACGATATGGGGTTAAGTTATTGGTAAAGGGAATGCTTTATGGAAACATCATCGGCTTAGGACTTTGTTTTATACAGTGGAAATGGAAGTTCATAAAATTGAGTGAGGCAGATTATTATTTGGATCACGCGCCCATTAGTTTTAATCCAACCCTGCTGATCTTTCTTAATTTAGTTTTTTTTATTACGATCACGATTAGTTTGTTAGTCCCCTCTTATTTTGTTTCAAAAATAAGACCTGTGAATGCTTTGAAATTCAGAGCTTAA
- a CDS encoding ComEC/Rec2 family competence protein — protein MMIHNLMARPFIALCLLLVCVYISESFIGYLILFSILLSTCLFLFYKYKQSTNLNWLWFIPVILALFWIRLAFHHQAHHHDITTESLNLQDKWAIVKECTQSIQSADLIVSIPDKHESILAKIKIDSLCHESKIYAGDSILLNGILHLIKLKAQFDGFDYNKYLLRNHIQFTGRFNSNNIQIVPKKKIDIVNAANKANVYISNLLFQTISDPQLANLLIAILVGNKSEVSTEIKNLFIATGTAHILAVSGMHLGMLYGILKFLFLNHVFKSKKIQKIQSPIILCLIWFFAFLTGFGSSVIRAAVMFTFLECGLQLNRISNAVNILFASAFFMLFYNPCILYDIGFQLSFAAVLSIVLFQHMIKRVFITSNKWVNKMLEIITVTLAVQILITPISTYYFHSFPIYFLFSNLIWIPLSFLLMVLGIGILITHFLWIPISVGLGMISSYLLTFGLWIFSVLEKLPYFQLNQLVIYPEQLLLIYLTLFLLYWWLHLHQTKYLYLALCCILLSGVGHMIRVIYNSHTYELICYHKKTNALIDVRIGQTIYSFTENPTSTVQKLNDYLQYHQVNEYIQIPIDSNSIHEIRLPQTISTYHSIRILINRFQPKVDHTFQVIYIKKGAHYIQDFLQAQDCNIVVLSYNLSKKARAFWISELKCYQIPYLDLSLGFQTLKL, from the coding sequence ATGATGATCCATAATCTTATGGCTCGTCCTTTTATAGCACTATGCCTTCTATTGGTATGCGTCTATATAAGTGAGTCCTTCATTGGATACTTAATCTTATTCAGTATCCTGCTGTCTACATGCCTGTTTTTATTTTATAAATATAAACAGAGCACCAACTTAAATTGGTTGTGGTTTATCCCGGTAATCCTTGCTTTATTTTGGATTAGACTAGCGTTTCATCATCAAGCGCATCATCATGATATTACCACTGAATCTTTAAATCTCCAGGATAAATGGGCTATTGTAAAAGAATGCACCCAATCCATCCAATCAGCAGATCTTATTGTAAGTATACCTGATAAGCATGAATCCATTCTAGCCAAAATTAAAATAGACTCCTTATGTCATGAATCAAAAATATATGCCGGTGACTCTATATTATTAAATGGCATCCTGCATCTCATAAAACTCAAAGCTCAGTTCGATGGGTTTGACTACAATAAATATCTACTCAGAAATCACATTCAATTTACGGGCAGATTCAATTCAAACAACATACAAATAGTCCCCAAAAAAAAAATCGACATCGTCAATGCCGCAAATAAAGCCAATGTTTATATCAGCAATCTACTCTTTCAAACCATTTCCGATCCTCAATTGGCTAACCTACTGATCGCCATATTGGTTGGCAACAAATCAGAAGTATCTACAGAAATAAAAAATCTTTTCATTGCTACAGGGACTGCACATATTCTAGCGGTTTCAGGTATGCATCTTGGAATGCTATACGGGATTCTTAAATTTCTATTCTTAAATCATGTATTCAAATCCAAAAAAATTCAAAAAATTCAAAGCCCTATTATCTTATGTTTGATTTGGTTTTTTGCCTTTTTGACAGGATTTGGATCATCCGTCATCAGGGCAGCGGTCATGTTCACTTTTTTAGAATGTGGATTACAACTCAATCGTATATCCAATGCAGTTAATATACTTTTTGCTTCGGCCTTTTTCATGCTGTTCTATAATCCTTGCATCCTATATGACATAGGATTTCAATTGTCTTTTGCAGCAGTTCTTAGCATAGTTCTATTCCAACATATGATAAAACGAGTATTCATAACATCCAATAAATGGGTAAATAAAATGCTGGAGATTATTACGGTAACACTTGCCGTTCAAATTCTGATTACACCGATCAGCACATATTACTTTCATAGTTTCCCCATTTATTTTTTGTTTTCCAATTTAATTTGGATTCCGCTTTCATTTTTATTGATGGTATTAGGAATTGGCATTCTAATAACCCATTTCCTATGGATTCCCATTTCTGTGGGCTTAGGTATGATATCGAGTTATCTTTTGACTTTTGGACTTTGGATATTCTCAGTATTAGAAAAACTTCCATACTTCCAATTGAATCAATTGGTGATTTATCCTGAACAATTATTGCTCATTTATTTGACCTTATTTCTATTGTATTGGTGGCTGCATCTACATCAAACCAAATACTTATATTTAGCTTTATGCTGCATACTATTAAGTGGAGTCGGACACATGATCCGAGTCATTTATAATAGCCATACCTATGAATTGATTTGCTATCATAAGAAAACAAATGCCTTGATCGATGTTAGAATCGGACAAACAATTTATTCATTTACCGAAAACCCAACTTCTACAGTCCAGAAACTAAATGACTATCTCCAATATCATCAAGTCAATGAATACATCCAAATCCCTATAGATTCCAATTCGATCCATGAAATTCGTCTACCGCAAACTATATCAACTTACCACTCTATTCGAATTCTAATTAATCGATTTCAACCTAAAGTAGATCATACATTTCAAGTTATTTATATTAAGAAAGGCGCACATTACATTCAAGATTTCCTTCAAGCTCAAGACTGTAATATTGTAGTTCTATCCTATAATCTTTCAAAGAAAGCAAGAGCCTTTTGGATATCTGAATTGAAATGTTACCAAATACCGTATTTGGATTTAAGCCTTGGTTTTCAAACACTAAAACTATAA
- a CDS encoding tyrosine--tRNA ligase: MQRKNFLDELRWRNMLHDSTPGLEEALNQGMAIAYIGFDPTAPALTIGNFVQVMLLNFFQQCGHKPIVVMGGATGRIGDPSGKDKERELKTEEELDANIARQIIAIRKLLNFDTGPNAAILVNNFDFYKDMNILDFLRKVGKNATVNYMLSKESVKRRLDTGISYTEFTYQLLQAYDFYRLYTDYNCILQMGGSDQWGNIIAGTDYIGKVVSGAKAYAVTTPLLTKSDGKKFGKSEEGNIWLDAEFTSPYKFYQFWLNSDDADIAKLFRYFSYKSEKEVLDLEQLYHEDLRSLKKILATEITERIHGAEAVSRVMNVSELLFNKDSTSEFLHQLSVPEFLEVKNEIPSFTIPINHFNEPVSLIHLLTELCPVFSSKGEARRAIQSNAITLNKVKIVDIEAGVNTSHLIHNQFIMVENGKKNKYLVDVQ, from the coding sequence ATGCAACGAAAAAACTTTTTAGACGAATTAAGATGGCGAAATATGCTGCACGACAGCACTCCGGGTCTCGAAGAAGCCTTAAATCAGGGTATGGCTATTGCCTATATAGGTTTTGACCCAACTGCACCGGCACTTACCATTGGTAATTTTGTTCAAGTTATGTTACTCAATTTTTTTCAGCAGTGTGGTCACAAACCCATAGTAGTTATGGGAGGCGCCACCGGACGTATAGGCGACCCATCCGGAAAAGACAAAGAACGAGAACTCAAAACGGAAGAAGAATTAGATGCTAATATAGCTCGTCAAATTATTGCGATACGCAAATTATTGAATTTTGATACAGGTCCCAATGCTGCTATCCTTGTAAATAATTTTGATTTTTATAAGGACATGAATATACTTGATTTTTTAAGAAAAGTTGGTAAAAATGCTACGGTAAATTATATGCTTTCTAAAGAATCTGTAAAACGTAGATTGGATACCGGAATTTCCTATACAGAATTTACTTACCAATTATTACAGGCTTATGATTTTTACAGGTTGTATACTGATTATAATTGTATACTCCAAATGGGAGGTTCAGATCAATGGGGTAATATTATAGCCGGAACTGACTACATAGGAAAAGTCGTTTCGGGAGCTAAAGCTTATGCAGTTACCACACCCCTATTAACAAAATCTGATGGTAAAAAATTTGGAAAATCTGAAGAAGGCAATATTTGGCTGGATGCAGAATTTACCAGCCCATATAAATTTTACCAATTCTGGCTCAATTCAGATGATGCCGATATTGCTAAACTATTCCGCTATTTCAGTTATAAATCTGAGAAGGAAGTGTTGGATTTAGAACAATTATATCATGAAGATCTTCGATCATTGAAAAAAATACTTGCAACAGAAATAACCGAAAGAATACATGGGGCCGAAGCAGTCTCCAGAGTTATGAACGTGTCTGAATTATTGTTCAATAAAGATTCTACAAGCGAATTCTTGCATCAGTTGTCAGTTCCTGAATTTTTAGAAGTCAAAAACGAAATTCCTTCATTCACTATTCCCATAAATCATTTCAACGAGCCTGTTTCTCTGATCCATTTGCTGACAGAATTATGTCCAGTATTCAGCTCAAAAGGTGAAGCTAGGCGCGCCATTCAATCCAATGCAATTACCCTTAACAAAGTTAAAATAGTTGATATTGAAGCTGGAGTTAATACCTCTCATTTAATTCATAATCAATTTATTATGGTTGAAAATGGAAAGAAAAATAAATACCTGGTAGATGTTCAATAA
- a CDS encoding helix-hairpin-helix domain-containing protein, whose product MGHTYRENLYLNRKERLGLIMLFIILFGFLFIPHLWNTYFKSRLTTRVEQVTTPLIPSSQQDIKTKNPSLKSLLKNKVNATTKPNLPYEFDPNTIQLSDAQKLGIPKYAFNNLSKYRNKGGTIKSAKDLNKIFGMPHELVESLTPYMVFPKKSKPSDTISYTKPYETNRPIIDKMNINTVTVDELIPLPGIALKLSERIIKYRNSIGGFHDINQLKEVYGLPDSTFKKISPYLFCDGIYAKIKINVIESEDLSEHPFFTKKQAQFIINFRLQHESISSIEDLRNTNYFTNEWLDKINKYLDYTKE is encoded by the coding sequence ATGGGACACACCTATCGGGAAAATCTTTATTTAAATCGAAAAGAAAGGCTTGGATTAATCATGCTTTTCATAATTCTGTTTGGCTTCTTATTCATACCACACCTTTGGAATACTTATTTCAAATCCCGTTTAACAACAAGAGTTGAACAAGTAACGACTCCCTTAATTCCATCATCTCAACAGGACATTAAAACCAAAAATCCATCGCTAAAATCACTTTTAAAAAATAAAGTCAATGCAACAACTAAACCCAATCTTCCTTATGAATTTGATCCGAATACGATTCAATTATCCGATGCCCAAAAATTAGGAATACCGAAATATGCTTTTAACAATTTGTCAAAATACCGCAATAAAGGAGGCACCATAAAATCCGCAAAAGATTTAAACAAAATTTTTGGTATGCCTCATGAACTCGTTGAATCACTTACGCCTTACATGGTGTTTCCAAAGAAAAGCAAACCATCAGATACTATCAGCTATACAAAACCATACGAAACCAACCGTCCGATCATTGATAAAATGAACATAAATACTGTAACTGTAGATGAACTTATACCACTTCCCGGCATTGCATTGAAACTTTCAGAACGAATTATAAAATATAGAAATTCAATTGGTGGCTTCCATGATATCAACCAATTGAAAGAAGTCTATGGATTACCCGATTCTACGTTCAAAAAAATATCACCCTATCTATTTTGCGATGGCATTTATGCCAAAATTAAAATAAATGTTATTGAATCAGAAGATTTATCTGAACATCCCTTTTTTACAAAAAAACAAGCTCAATTCATCATTAACTTCCGATTACAACACGAATCCATAAGCTCTATTGAAGATCTCAGAAACACAAATTATTTTACCAATGAATGGCTGGATAAAATAAATAAATATCTGGATTATACAAAAGAATGA
- the fbp gene encoding class 1 fructose-bisphosphatase has product MTRRITLDEFIVQSQHGYSDASGEFSGLLRHLGIAAKIVNRIVNKIGLMDMMGVDGHVNATGDTVQKLDMYANDLMIEYLQNSGICAGVASEELEDFVPFEKNLSGSSNYIVVIDPLDGSSNIDVNISVGTIFGIYKRITDENSPLTKEDFCQKGTELVASGYVLYGTSTMMVYTYGDGVNGFTYDRGVGEFCLSHPQMKMPESGKYYSINQGYYKQFSPNIRSYIDLCSDKNYMLRYIGSMVADVHRTLCLGGIFLYPKTTKNPEGKLRLLYECNPLSHIVEQAGGMSINENKERILDLPITELHQRCSIIIGSKKAVEEVMTLL; this is encoded by the coding sequence ATGACGAGAAGAATTACTTTGGATGAATTTATTGTTCAAAGCCAGCATGGATATTCAGATGCTTCGGGTGAATTTTCAGGATTATTGAGACATTTAGGGATTGCAGCGAAAATCGTAAATAGGATCGTCAATAAAATAGGCTTAATGGATATGATGGGTGTAGATGGTCATGTCAATGCCACAGGAGACACAGTCCAGAAGTTGGATATGTATGCTAATGACTTAATGATAGAATATCTTCAAAATTCAGGTATTTGTGCTGGTGTCGCTTCCGAAGAACTGGAAGATTTTGTACCATTTGAAAAGAATTTGTCAGGATCTTCAAATTATATCGTTGTGATAGATCCTTTAGATGGATCTTCAAATATTGATGTCAATATTTCAGTTGGAACAATATTTGGAATTTACAAACGAATAACGGATGAAAATAGTCCATTGACTAAAGAAGATTTTTGTCAAAAGGGAACCGAATTAGTAGCTTCAGGCTATGTATTATATGGCACTTCAACGATGATGGTTTACACATATGGTGATGGGGTTAATGGATTCACGTATGATCGTGGAGTAGGAGAGTTTTGTCTCAGTCATCCTCAAATGAAAATGCCTGAATCAGGAAAGTACTATTCTATCAATCAAGGTTATTATAAGCAGTTTAGTCCAAATATCAGATCATACATTGATTTGTGTTCTGATAAAAATTATATGTTGAGATACATTGGGTCCATGGTTGCCGATGTTCATAGAACGCTTTGTTTAGGTGGTATTTTTCTTTATCCAAAAACAACCAAAAATCCTGAAGGCAAATTGAGATTATTATACGAATGCAACCCATTGAGTCATATTGTTGAACAAGCTGGAGGCATGAGTATTAATGAAAATAAGGAACGCATTTTAGATCTACCGATTACTGAATTGCATCAGCGGTGTTCGATTATCATTGGATCAAAAAAGGCTGTTGAAGAAGTTATGACTTTATTGTAA